The Hydrogenobacter sp. T-2 region AAATATAACATATTGAACCTATCGTCTCTGGAAGAAATAAAAACCTATAACTTAGTCTATTTTCTCCTCTTTTGTCCAATACTCTTTTTGCCAGAAAAGTTGTTAACGAGGGACCAGAAAGCTCATTGTTTCCCATAGATGGATGACAAACATATGTAGAAAAAACTACTTCCTTGTCCTCCTTACCAGGCACATATAACTCTCCGTAGTTTACATATCCCGGATAGTGTTCACTTTTTATTACCACTCTATATTTTGAATTTCTGTTTAATCTTTTATACTGTTCGTAGCTTATGCAAAAGCCCCAGTATGGGCTATAGTATGAGGTTATGTATGGGATTGCGTTTGGTAAGTCTTCCCTATAGTGTAGGCGTTTTTCCAGCTCCTCAAAAGTTAAAACTTGGTCTACTGGTATGGAATAGTTTACTATATGCAGGTTATGGTTTTTTAGGTCTACCACTATCTTCCCAGTTTCAAGCTCTTGAATGTATGCCTCATCTATCTTCCACTCAAGAGGCACAGTCCAGTCAAAGCATTCGCTACCGCTTGGAAATCCACCTATCTCAAGCTGTGGTATGTGAGATTTTATGGTCTCCAAAAACTTTCTAAGTCCAGGACCGCTTATGCTGGTAAGTATAGGATAAAGCTCCTTAGCCAGTTTGTATATCTCCTCACCTACCATGGATTATTCCCTCCTCAAGTATATGTTTGATAAACTCATAGCTTTCTTTTATAGCATTAAAATCTATGCTCCTATCCGTATCAAGACCGCTGTAAGGCTGTGGAAAGTTATGGGAAAACGGCTGATAACCTCTTAGTAGGACAGCCATATCTATGCTTGGATATGCCACCTTATCAAGCACTGGGTTATTACCCACACCAAAGAAAAATTCTTCCGACATCAAGTAGGATGGATATCTTATAGACTTTCTGTTATTTGTTATGAAAGAAAAGTTAAGACTGTTTCCGAGAAATTTAACAAAAAGCATAAAATCTAGTTTATTTTCTAAATCAAGCAACCACTTTAAGACTCCAACTACACCTGAAGATAACAATATAGTCAAATTATATACAGGTTTTATGTTTCCCTCAATTATATTTTTATTCAATCTACCTAAAACCATACAAGCAGAGATGTGTTCATCAATTCTATAAGGACCTTCCATAAGTCCTACTAAAGCTATCCTTTTGTAGCTGTCCTTAAAGTTATAGGATTTTTCCAATAGCTTTAAAGTTCCCAAGCTAAAGTCAGACTCTATGTATACCCTAAATTCTCGCTTGTTTTCTACAGTATTAAACTCCTCTGGCTTAAGCACAAACCCCCAGTCTCTGTTGTTCCAAACTGATATATGTTTTAAACCAAAAGCAGATAGGTGAAGGTGTCTTCTCAGCTCATCTTCATGCACCACAGCATCAATATTGAGTGAATATCTAAAAATACGATTATGTAAACCCTCTTTCTTAGAAAACAGCACCCTTTCACCAAAGGACAATAGATAATCTTTGACTATCCAACGCTCAGGCACTATATATGGTCCTACCTCTTCCCCACTCTTCCATTCATAGAGACATGAATTTTTGAAGTTATAAAACGTTTGCAAATCATCCAAGAACTCATCTAAAGAATCACTAACTATATCTCTTGGAAGTATTATAGCTTTTTTTACAAGGTCTTCTTCGCTTTGCAATCTCTGTTTAGTGTATACCTCTATGCCTGTTCTTCTTTTCTCTTCTTCTAAAACATCCACCATTGGACCTTTTGCCAACAGCCATGGCTCTTTTTTTGCTCTTTCTAAGACATAATCAAAGTAATCTTTAGCAATGCAGGAATATATGTATATGTTGCCAAGTTTAGTTTTTTTGTATATTCCTTCTTTAAGTGCGTCATAACCCACAGAGTCGTCAGGGTTTGAATTTTCTATCAAAGCTCTTACATGGTATAGCCAAGGCATATTGAGGTTGTAGTTATCATACCTTAAAACACCATTGAAAACCTTGCCATATCTATAATCCACTCTTAAAAGCCAGTCCACATAGTGTATAAAAGGCATCCAATTAGGTCCTATACCTATATTCAGAAGTTTTATATTACTTTTTGCTAATTTTGACAAAAAACCACCCTCACAATAGGAACATTGTTTATCAAGTTCTATTAAATCGTAATCCTTACCAACTACACACACAGAAAGCATTGGGTCTATGCTTGCCTTTTTATTAGGCAAAGAATGTATAAACTCTGGAAAAGCCCCTATCTTTGGCTTGGTATTTTGCGGGTCAAATACCCCAGGAGAGGAGGCACTACTTTTTCCAAAGGAGTAAGAAAAACATGGAACGTATAAAGTTCCGTCCTCTCCTATGGTCTCCATAATAGCATCAAAGAAAAGTTTACACAGATCCCTTGTGCTTTTTATTCCCTCAGGCGGACTTCCTATAACTCCTAAGCTCGTGCTAAGGTATACACTGTCTCCTTTCTGAATTCCAAGCTCTCCCAAAGCCCTAAGTATATCCTGGTAGCTGTAGCTTTTCATTTTTCACTTAGTTTGTTGGTTATTTTTTCCACTAAGCCCTTAAGCGTTTTTATATTTCTGTCTTCCATATCTTCTTCACTAAAACTTATACCAAACTCCTCTTCTATATAAAGCAAAAGTTGAGTAAAGCCAAAGGAGTCAACTATACCCGTATGTATAAGGTCTTCTTCAAGATAATTACTTAGGTCTTTACCTAAAAAATCTTGTAGCTTCCCTATTATTTCTCTTTCCATAGCAAGTCCTCACTTAATTTTTTCATAAATTGGAAATTCTTTTTCTCCTTTTCAAAATCCCATATAATTGGCTCCGATTGCATCTTCTCAGTTTGTTTGTAAATAGTATAAGCACTATGAATATGCGAATATAGATTAGCAAAAGCCTCTATAAAGCCAGCAGGATGCCCAGGTGTCATCCGATTATATATTCTAACACCACCTATACCTATGTTAGAACCTCTGTCAATTATTAGCTTTTCCCCATTGCTTTTTGCTACAAACAGTTTTTCAGGCTCTTCCTGAACCCAACATACGGACATTTTTGTGCCATACACACAAACCCTTAGACCGTTCCTGTTTCCAAGGGCAACCTTACTAACCCACATAAATCCAGGCTCACCACTTTTGTATTCAAAGAGACATTTTACGTCATCAACTACGCCGTAGGGCGAAAAACTCCTATGTATACTTTTAAGCCTCTTTATATCCTTTTCTGTTATATAGTAGCTAATAGAAAAAAGATGTGATGCGAGGTCAAGAATTATTGTTGGTATACTCTCATCCTTTTTCCTCCACCAAGGTGGGTAATCAATAACTTTTGGAGGTCTCAAAAAACTTTCCTGAGGCATTTCTAAATGCATACTAATAAGCTCACCCATTTCACCAGATAAAAACATATTCCTGAGTTCAGTCAGCATGGGATAGGCTATATAGTTATAAGTTATACACAGAAAGTAGTTAGAATTTCTAAACTTCTCTTCAAAGGCTATAATCTCTTCGTATGACTTAAAAAGCGGTTTTTCACATAGAACTGGATAACCCATTTCTATAGCCTTTGCCACATGTTCATAGTGAAGTGGAGTGGGAGTAAGAACAACCACAAGGTCTATCTGACCTTTTACAGTTTTCAGCATGGTATCCACATCCCCAAAAGCATCCGCTCCATAAAAATCCGCACTTTTGAGGTTTATTTCCTTGTTTCTACTAAAAACCCCTGCACTGACCTCAAACAAACCATCTAACCTACTTGCACAAAAATGCACATAACCAGCAATTGAGTTTATTCCACCACCAATAAAGGCAACTTTATATCTAACCATGGCTTGGCAACGCATACAGAACGGTTTCCATAAAGAATGTTCCATGCACCCTTACATAAAGCCTGTATGTTGGGTCTATCTGCTTAATAAACTTTGGTATTTCATAGAGGTCTTCAGGTTTGTGATACAAGGACACCATAAGTATAGGCTTGTATTCTCTTATTATACTTTGCATGCCTTTCAGACAAGGAAGTTCATAACCTTCAGTGTCCATCTTTATTAAATGAAATCCCAGATTAATAAAAGTATCGTCTGGCTTCATTATAAAAACTTTCTGTGTAAAATCAAATTCCTTTAGGTCTATACCAGGAATTTGAGTCAACCTTGAAATGGAACCATTATCTACATCACAATACAGGTTTAAAACGTCAAAACAATCGCCACAACCAGCCATTATAGGAATGTATACAGTATCTGGAAAATCTTGTCTGAGAGTTTCTATCCTTTTTAATAAATTGGAGAAATTCCTCTTATCTGGTTCAAAACCCACATAAATGTTCATGTTCTTACCAAAATTCTTGCCTTTACTTAGGAAAAGTTCAAGCGTATCACCGTCGTAGGCACCCACATCAATAAAGTTATAGGGCCCTGGTAAAATGTCCATAATGTTTATATCTTCTGGTATATATTGCCCTCTTTCTGGATCTTCTATAAAATCAGCGTCGTGCGTTTTTCTAAACTCTATCCAGTTATTAACTATTCTTTTGGATTTATCTTCTTCAAACAGCTTCAATATATCCTCTTTGCATTCAATCTTGTAGTTATTATCAAACCAGTAATGATTGTCTATAGCACTGAAAACCTCTTTGAATTCTTTATAAACCTTCTTGTAATCCCACCACTCAAACTTTTCACCCAGCTGTGCCTTTATCTTTTCAAGCACCTCTACAAGAGGGAATGTAAACAAAAAGAGATAGTTCTCTGGGTCTTTTATGTATTCCCCCACCTCATCCGGTTTTATGGTTTTTACTTTTGGATGGTGAGTATAAGAGTCTATGTAAAATTCAACCTTGTTCCCTCTGTTCTCTATAACGTCAACTAATAATTTTCTCCATAGATGATGTGTAGTTCCAATAATAACAATCTTTTTATTCATACTCACGCTCCCTAAAATAACACTCCAACGCTCTTCTATCTATCTTACCCACATGGTTTTTGGGCAACTCTTCCAATTGTATAAACTTGTAAGGCACTTGATAGGTTGCTAACTTTTGAAAGCAGAACTTTCTAAGCTCGCTTTCTCTTATCTCATCCTCTGCAGAATAAAAGGCTATGAGTTTTGTCTCTCCACCCTCTTGCACTCCCACCACTGCACACTCCTTAATACCATTATAACTTAAAATCACAGATTCCACATCCTCAGGAAAAACGTTTATAGCACCCACTTTATAGAGGAACTTTTTCCTACCTTTGTAATAAAGAAATCCGTCCTCATCCATATAGCCCAAGTCTCCAGTAAGGAAATAGTCTCCCAGAAAGGCTCTTTTTGTCTCTTGCTCCATATTGAGATAACCGCTAAATATAAGTGGTGTTTTTACCGCTATCTCTCCAACTTCCTTAGGTTTCAATTTGTTTCCTTGATGGTCAATTATAGCTACTTCAACATTTTTCAATGGATAGCCTACGCTTTCAATTTTTGCTCTAAATTCTCGTAAGTTTATATCAGAAACAGTAGAAGTCTCGGATGTTCCATACATTTCATGAAAATCACAGCTTAATAGGTTTAAGATTTCTTCTTTTTCAACTTTGCTTAAACTGGATGAAGAGGATACTAAACACCTGAGACTGCTAAGGTCATATTCTCCTTTCCTTATGTAAGGTAGTATACTTCTTATCTGCGAAGACACCAATATAGAAAGGCTTACCTTTTTAATTGAAACTGTATATAACCAGTCTTGAGGTTCAAACTTGTCAATTATTACAGCTTTACATCCAGAATAGATTGGAATTAATGAAAGTCTAAATCCAAGCGTATGATACATAGGAGTTGAAACTATTAACACATCTTCATCTTTTACCTTGTAGAGGTCTATAACAGTTTCAAAAGCTCTTTTAATCTTTGTGCTTGTGGATAACACTATGGGCTTAGGTTTGCTCGTTGAGCCCGATGTTGTTGAGATAAGAAAAGGTTCATCGGGACTGCATTTTTGAATGTCCACTTGTTTTAAGTATCCCTCTTTTATAGTTTCTAAGTCAAGGTGTATCAACTCTGTATCTGTGGAAGTTAACTGAATGCTTAGGTTTGTAAGCAGAAATTTAGGTTTTAATTCTTCAAGTATTTGTAAGATCTGCTCTTTAGATAGTTTAGTATTT contains the following coding sequences:
- a CDS encoding DUF4910 domain-containing protein, translated to MVGEEIYKLAKELYPILTSISGPGLRKFLETIKSHIPQLEIGGFPSGSECFDWTVPLEWKIDEAYIQELETGKIVVDLKNHNLHIVNYSIPVDQVLTFEELEKRLHYREDLPNAIPYITSYYSPYWGFCISYEQYKRLNRNSKYRVVIKSEHYPGYVNYGELYVPGKEDKEVVFSTYVCHPSMGNNELSGPSLTTFLAKRVLDKRGENRLSYRFLFLPETIGSICYISKNLERLKNKVIAGFVITCVGDPGKFSYIPSRYGNTLADKVALNLLDYEIVDYRRYTYLDRGSDERQYCSPGVDLPFCSITRTKYGEYKEYHTSLDDLNFITPDALEESYNFYSNIIDTLESNFVYVASQPCEPQLGKRGLYHNISDGTISDFYKTILDFLAYADGKNDLIDIANHIRKPAYRLIGVANLLKEHGLIRRVE
- a CDS encoding DUF2172 domain-containing protein, coding for MKSYSYQDILRALGELGIQKGDSVYLSTSLGVIGSPPEGIKSTRDLCKLFFDAIMETIGEDGTLYVPCFSYSFGKSSASSPGVFDPQNTKPKIGAFPEFIHSLPNKKASIDPMLSVCVVGKDYDLIELDKQCSYCEGGFLSKLAKSNIKLLNIGIGPNWMPFIHYVDWLLRVDYRYGKVFNGVLRYDNYNLNMPWLYHVRALIENSNPDDSVGYDALKEGIYKKTKLGNIYIYSCIAKDYFDYVLERAKKEPWLLAKGPMVDVLEEEKRRTGIEVYTKQRLQSEEDLVKKAIILPRDIVSDSLDEFLDDLQTFYNFKNSCLYEWKSGEEVGPYIVPERWIVKDYLLSFGERVLFSKKEGLHNRIFRYSLNIDAVVHEDELRRHLHLSAFGLKHISVWNNRDWGFVLKPEEFNTVENKREFRVYIESDFSLGTLKLLEKSYNFKDSYKRIALVGLMEGPYRIDEHISACMVLGRLNKNIIEGNIKPVYNLTILLSSGVVGVLKWLLDLENKLDFMLFVKFLGNSLNFSFITNNRKSIRYPSYLMSEEFFFGVGNNPVLDKVAYPSIDMAVLLRGYQPFSHNFPQPYSGLDTDRSIDFNAIKESYEFIKHILEEGIIHGR
- a CDS encoding acyl carrier protein translates to MEREIIGKLQDFLGKDLSNYLEEDLIHTGIVDSFGFTQLLLYIEEEFGISFSEEDMEDRNIKTLKGLVEKITNKLSEK
- a CDS encoding Gfo/Idh/MocA family protein gives rise to the protein MVRYKVAFIGGGINSIAGYVHFCASRLDGLFEVSAGVFSRNKEINLKSADFYGADAFGDVDTMLKTVKGQIDLVVVLTPTPLHYEHVAKAIEMGYPVLCEKPLFKSYEEIIAFEEKFRNSNYFLCITYNYIAYPMLTELRNMFLSGEMGELISMHLEMPQESFLRPPKVIDYPPWWRKKDESIPTIILDLASHLFSISYYITEKDIKRLKSIHRSFSPYGVVDDVKCLFEYKSGEPGFMWVSKVALGNRNGLRVCVYGTKMSVCWVQEEPEKLFVAKSNGEKLIIDRGSNIGIGGVRIYNRMTPGHPAGFIEAFANLYSHIHSAYTIYKQTEKMQSEPIIWDFEKEKKNFQFMKKLSEDLLWKEK
- a CDS encoding FkbM family methyltransferase — its product is MNKKIVIIGTTHHLWRKLLVDVIENRGNKVEFYIDSYTHHPKVKTIKPDEVGEYIKDPENYLFLFTFPLVEVLEKIKAQLGEKFEWWDYKKVYKEFKEVFSAIDNHYWFDNNYKIECKEDILKLFEEDKSKRIVNNWIEFRKTHDADFIEDPERGQYIPEDINIMDILPGPYNFIDVGAYDGDTLELFLSKGKNFGKNMNIYVGFEPDKRNFSNLLKRIETLRQDFPDTVYIPIMAGCGDCFDVLNLYCDVDNGSISRLTQIPGIDLKEFDFTQKVFIMKPDDTFINLGFHLIKMDTEGYELPCLKGMQSIIREYKPILMVSLYHKPEDLYEIPKFIKQIDPTYRLYVRVHGTFFMETVLYALPSHG
- a CDS encoding class I adenylate-forming enzyme family protein, with the translated sequence MKEIRIFDFLLDKKHSKAVAYEFGNKTFSFNEIYNLTIKTANILLSKGIKPKDTIALLFDNSPEFILSVLASDVLCLRTIPINTKLSKEQILQILEELKPKFLLTNLSIQLTSTDTELIHLDLETIKEGYLKQVDIQKCSPDEPFLISTTSGSTSKPKPIVLSTSTKIKRAFETVIDLYKVKDEDVLIVSTPMYHTLGFRLSLIPIYSGCKAVIIDKFEPQDWLYTVSIKKVSLSILVSSQIRSILPYIRKGEYDLSSLRCLVSSSSSLSKVEKEEILNLLSCDFHEMYGTSETSTVSDINLREFRAKIESVGYPLKNVEVAIIDHQGNKLKPKEVGEIAVKTPLIFSGYLNMEQETKRAFLGDYFLTGDLGYMDEDGFLYYKGRKKFLYKVGAINVFPEDVESVILSYNGIKECAVVGVQEGGETKLIAFYSAEDEIRESELRKFCFQKLATYQVPYKFIQLEELPKNHVGKIDRRALECYFREREYE